The following DNA comes from Pseudobythopirellula maris.
ATTTGCCCTCGGCCGCGCACTCATCGTGATTCATGCCATTCGTCAGGCACTGGACAGCGGAAGTGTTGCCGCCGATCGGGGGGATGATGACCGTCCCGCCGCCGTTGATCGCGTAGTCCGACTTGCCGGCGAAGGCCGGGGCCTCCACGCTGCCGATGTCGCTGGGAACGCCGTTCGTCTGGGGGTTGATGTTCGCCACGTACTGATTGACGGCGATCGGCGCCGAGGTGCGGCGGCTGGGGCAGATGAACGCGGCGATCGGCGTCGTGTAGACGCTCTCCAAGGCGATCGCCTTATCCGCAAAGCTAAGGCCTTTGCCAATCGAGGCGAGATTGCCCTCCTCGATGAACGGCAGGAGGGAGTAAATCCAGCTGCCCGGTTGATCCTCGCCGGCGCCCCGATCGGGGTCGCCCATGATGCGGAAGCCCCAACCCCCGGCGGGCATGATGCCGTGGGTGTCGACATGCATCTGGCACGCGATGCCGATCTGCTTGAGGTTGTTGGTGCATTGCGAACGCCGCGCCGACTCGCGGGCGGACTGAACGGCCGGCAACAAGAGCGCCACCAGAATGCCGATGATCGCGATCACGACCAGCAGCTCGACGAGCGTGAAGCCGCTCCGTTCGCCACGGAAGATTCGAGGCGTGGCGTGGGAGGGGAGGGTATGAGGCATGAGGGGAGCTCCTAAATGTTCCTTGCTTCGCGCTTCGACGTGGGCGACCCGTGAGAGGGTCGCAAGAAACGCGGTCGCCAATAGGTCGTTGTCCGTGATTGGTCCCAGCGAAAAGGCATCCAAGAAATGCTGGGAGGAGGCAGCACGCCGAGAGGCGTGGTTTCGGATTCGCTTGACTCTATAATGTAACGGCAGCCGATCTCTCAAGGTTCGCGGGCCGTCGCCTATTTTAAGACAAGTCTTAGCAACTAAGACCGTCGTTGCTTTCGAGATCTTCTACGCACTTATTGCCTGTGGGTTGCCTTGGCGTACTCCGCCGCAATATAATCAAAAGATGATGCTCTCGCGAATTTGCCCTGTTTGGGTTAGTTCATGCTTGTCGTAGCCACTTTCGATTGACGTCCTAAAATGGGGGCTCATCGATTGGACGAAGGAATCTATGGCGCCTTAACATAGTCAGTTGATTCGATAGGCCTTACTAGGCGTTCTCGACGCTGTGTTCGGTGGTGAGAAGGACTTTCGGCCCATGTTTGTTGCTTTTCCCCAGTATTCGTGGTTTCTCCGGCTGCTTTGATCTCCTAGGCGGTCTCCCCGTAGGCTCGATCGAGCGCGGTTTACCAAGTCGTCGTCGCTGGCGTGCGCTTGTCCGCTTTGAGACAGGGCTCGCTTCGAGTTGGACGCGAACTCCTCCCAACCATTTGTGCAGATACTCTCTGACAGAGGGACCCTCAAGAGGCTTAGCTATCATGATGCGCATCTTCTACCGTTCGGTTCTCGCGGCGAGCTTTCTTGCGTTGACCTCGACTCACGCACTGGCGGTCGACACGTTTGTGTGGCAGAGCGGGCAAACCGGCGCCCAATCCTGGACGACGCCTTCCAACTGGTCGCCCAGCGGCGTGCCCAACAGCGGCGAGGACGTCGCCAACATCTCGGTTGGCGCCTCCACGACCATCGACCTCGGAGCGATGGATCAAACCGTCGTTGAGCTGATGCTCAACACGACCAACCCGGCCGCGAACGTCGAGGTTTCTAGCAGCGGGGGCATACTCGTGCTGCAGAACGACGACGACAACAACATCGACGGCAGCGAGAACAATCCCTACCTCGGGTACAACCTCGGACGCGTGCGCATCCACAGCACCGGAGGAGCGACGAATCCGCACACGATCTCGGCGATGATCCGCGACTCGAACACGAGCCTGACCAATTACGAAGGCGTCGCGTTCCACGGCGACACGAGCATCGTGCTCTCGGGCGGTTACGAAGCGGTCAGCGAGATCGAGGGGGCTCAAGCGGCGATCAGCAGCTTCCTGACCGACGGCGCCGAGGTGACGATCAGCGGTCCGATCAGCCTGACCGACCCGGTTAACGGCATGGATCGCGACCTGCGGGTCAACACCTACGGCGACAACGACCCCGGTGTGCCGCCAAAAGGCACGATCCGCCTGACGGGCGACATCAGCGGCAGCGGCGGCCTGCTCGTCGGTTGGGATCAGCACATCGATTCGGACGTGATCAATCCCTCTCCCGCGCCGACGCTCCCGTCGAGCGACGTGTACATCAGCGGCAACAACACGTTCACGGGCGGTTTCACCCTCGCTCGCGCCAACGTCTACCTCGGCAGCGACACCGCTCTGGGCACGGGAACCGTTCGCGGCAGCGGTCAGAAGCAGCAAGAGGGCTTCAACTTCCTCTCGACGGACGACGCGCGAGTGATCTCCAACAACTTGGTGATCACAGAGAACGTGGCTTTCCGAGGTGATCACTCGCTCGAGTGGAGTGGGCTCGTCACGCAGACGAACGTCCGTTCGATCAACAACGAAATCGCAGAGGGCAAGCAGCTCACCTTCTCCGGACCGCACTACGCCTTCACCGAGAACGACGGTGA
Coding sequences within:
- a CDS encoding DUF1559 domain-containing protein; the protein is MPHTLPSHATPRIFRGERSGFTLVELLVVIAIIGILVALLLPAVQSARESARRSQCTNNLKQIGIACQMHVDTHGIMPAGGWGFRIMGDPDRGAGEDQPGSWIYSLLPFIEEGNLASIGKGLSFADKAIALESVYTTPIAAFICPSRRTSAPIAVNQYVANINPQTNGVPSDIGSVEAPAFAGKSDYAINGGGTVIIPPIGGNTSAVQCLTNGMNHDECAAEGKFTRELEAIREDFDGIATERTGVKLTRVTDGTSHTLLAAEKMLLTKFYNFNPTDPDETNRNSGDNNSMYVGYDWDTVRFVSNFPVGSTDSNRTFYTPQPDSNEDLGDTHFRSFGSAHPGGVQAVLCDGSVHSYTFGVEEIVWERLGRRNDGELVLE